DNA from Polaribacter sp. NJDZ03:
TGTTTTCTTCCGTTGCCGGTTATTTATTGGCCATAGATGTTGTAAATTATTTTACGCTTCTAATGTTAGCTATTGGAGGTTTTTTTATGGTTGGTGCATCAAATGCATTTAATCAAATCATAGAAAAAGACACAGATCTTATAATGAAACGTACGCAAAACAGACCTTTGCCTACAGGTAGAATGTCTGTTAATGTTGCGCTTACAATTGCAATTCTATTTACAATTTCTGGGTTGTCAATCTTATACAGCATCAATGCTAAAACAGCATTGTTTGGTGCTATCTCTATATTTTTATATACTAGTGTTTATACTCCTTTAAAACCAGTAACACCTTTATCTGTTTTTGTAGGTGCCATTCCAGGTGCAATTCCTTTTATGTTAGGTTGGGTTGCAGCCACCAATGAATTTGGTATGGAAGCAGGTTTTTTGTTTATGATTCAGTTTTTCTGGCAATTCCCACATTTTTGGGCTATTGGTTGGTTACAGCATGAAGAGTATCAAAAAGCAGGTTTTAATATGCTGCCAATGGGGCAAAAAAATAAGGGAGCCGTAAAACAGATTATTTTTTACACGGTAATTATGATATTAGTATCTATTTCGCCAGTTTTAAAATTATCTGGGGCATTTTATATTCATCCAATAACGGCTGTAATTGTTGCACTGTTAGGAATATATATGTTGTATTTTGGTGTTAAATTGCATAAAAGCGAAGATAATATTGATGCACGGAAACTAATGTTGTCTAGTGTTTTATATATTACAGTAGTGCAAATTGTTTACGTAGTTGATAAATTTTTACATTAATAATGATAAGAGAACAGAGAATAGAAGAAGAATTAGCTATTGCTAAGAAAAAATCTGCAAAACCTATGTTATGGATTTCCATGATTAGTATGGTGATGTTTTTTGCTGGCTTAACAAGTGCTTATGTAATAAGTATGGAAAGAGATGATTGGGTTACATTTAATTTACCACAATCATTTTATATCAGTACATTTTTAATTGTTACCAGTAGTATTACGCTTTTTTTATCTCAAAAATTCTTAAAAAATGATAAAAGACAACTCTCTTTAGTGATGGTTGTGGTTACTTTATTATTAGGGATAGGGTTTATTTGGCAACAATACGTAGGTTTTAATCAGTTAAAAAGTGTGGGGTTATTTTTTACAGGACCAGAGAGTACTGTCTCAACATCTTTTATAATAGGTATTACATTTATGCACATTTTACACGTGTTGGCAGGTGTTCTAGTGCTTTTGGTTGTTATTTATAATCATTTTAAATACAAATACAAATCAGACAATATGCTTGGGTTTGAACTAGGTGCAATCTTTTGGCATTTTGTAGATATACTATGGATTTATCTATTTTTCTTTTTCTATTTTATTAGGTGATGAAAAATAGTTATTTTTGACAAACTAACTAAGAATTAATTAACAGAGATTATTATATGGAAGCAAATATTGCTATACCTACAGATGGTAAAGATACTTGGAATGGTGGTGGACAGAAACCATTAGGAGCAAGTTATGGTAAAATGATGATGTGGTTTTTTATCGTTTCTGATGCTTTAACCTTTTCAGGGTTTTTAGCCGCTTACGGTTTAACTCGATTTAAATTTATAGATTCTTGGCCTATTGCCGATGAAGTCTTTACGCATTTTCCTGGTTTGCATGGAGTGCATGCACCAATGTATTATGTGGCATTAATGACATTTATTCTTATTATATCTTCTGTAACAATGGTTTTAGCCGTTGATGCAGGTCATCAAATGAAACAAAAAAGAGTAGCTTGGTATATGTTTGCTACTATTGTTTTTGGAATAATTTTTATCGGTTCTCAAGCTTGGGAATGGAAAAACTTTATTGCGGGTAGTTATGGAGCTGTAAAAACTACAGATGGTAGACTTTTACAATTTGCTACACAGAATGGTTTTGATGAAGATGGAGAACCTATATTTGATCAAATAGCATTGTCTGATTTTGTGGTAGGTGAAAGAACAGACGGAAGAATACTACACGAAAGAGAAAACGGATTATGGTTTGAGAAAGAAGAAGCGATTGCTACTTATTCTATTGCTCAAATTCAAGAATCATACAAATCAAATTCAGACGTTTTAATTCGTTCGGAATTGATTGACCCAGCAACAAAACAAAAAATAATTCTTTCTAGAGAAGAAGGAATGGCGCAATTGGCTAAAACAAAAATGGTTGTTGAAGGGGCTAACCTAGAAGTTAATGAATATGGAAACATTAGTTTTGCAGATTTCTTTTTCTTTATTACAGGTTTTCACGGATTTCACGTACTTTCTGGAATTATCATTAATATTATTATTTTCTTTAACGTAGTACTAGGTACTTATGAGCGTAGAGGACATTATGAAATGGTAGAGAAAGTAGGGTTGTATTGGCACTTTGTAGATTTAGTTTGGGTATTTGTATTTACCTTCTTCTACTTAGTATAAAAAAAATAATTACCTCTAGGTATTGTCTAGAAGTTCTAATTAAATTGTCTTTCCCACGAAAGTAGGAATCTAAAATAAGATTAAAAATGGCACACGCACACGAATCAAACACAAAAAGAATCTGGGTAGTTTTAGTACTATTAACAGTTATAACTACTGTAGAGGTTGTATTTGGTATTATTAAACCAGCATCTTTACACCTTACCAGTATTTTAGGTACAAGTCCTTTAAACTGGATGTTTATTATTTTAACATTAGTAAAGGCTTATTACATTGCATGGGCATTTATGCACTTAGAAGGAGAAAATAAATGGTTAAGACGTTCTATAGTTTGGACCTCTGTTTTCTTAATTTGTTATTTACTAACACTCTTATTAATAGAAGGTAGTTATTTACATAGCGTTTTAGCACCACTTGTAAAATGGTAATTTAAAAATTTAAAAAGGTGGTTTTAACCACCTTTTTTTATATACAAAATAGCGATTCTTATAATCAAATAACCAACAATAAAATAGTCAGTATTTCTTTATTACCTAATAAGATAAGACATAGAAAGAACTTAACTGGGTTTATATAAAAATACGTTACGCTCTTTGCGGTTAATTTATAATTCTTTACAATGATGAAACTTACTAAAAAAAGAGTTGTTTTATTTTTACTTTTTATTTTTCCCTTAATTTGTTTTTTAATTTTATCAACCGGTACAAATAATTTTAGCAAACTACCTGTTGTAACTAACAATGTTGTAGATGTTTCTACGTTAGATTCATTAAAAACATTTGAAGGTAATATTTCTATTGTTTGCTTTTTAGGCAACGATATGAATTCTAACAAAGGAGGTTTCTTTAATTTGAATGAGAAAATCTACAAAAAATTTATAGAGTATAATCAATTTCAAATCATTGCTGTTTATCCCGAAGGAAAAGAAAAGGAGGTAGCTATTCTTAAAAAAGAAATAAGTGCTTTTACAGATATGGTAAAATGGAAGTTTACAGCAGGCTCTAAAGAACAAATTACCGCATTACACGCTGGTTTTAATTCTAATGATACATTAGAGAATCTTTATACACCTAATGTTTTTTTAATTGATAAAAATGGAGACTTAAGAGGTAGAGTAAGTGATGCAGATAGCGTTGATGGAAAATTATTTTGCTATAATATGAATTCTGTTTCTG
Protein-coding regions in this window:
- the cyoE gene encoding heme o synthase — encoded protein: MESTVITDNKISMQAIISDFKQLTKVGLSLSVVFSSVAGYLLAIDVVNYFTLLMLAIGGFFMVGASNAFNQIIEKDTDLIMKRTQNRPLPTGRMSVNVALTIAILFTISGLSILYSINAKTALFGAISIFLYTSVYTPLKPVTPLSVFVGAIPGAIPFMLGWVAATNEFGMEAGFLFMIQFFWQFPHFWAIGWLQHEEYQKAGFNMLPMGQKNKGAVKQIIFYTVIMILVSISPVLKLSGAFYIHPITAVIVALLGIYMLYFGVKLHKSEDNIDARKLMLSSVLYITVVQIVYVVDKFLH
- a CDS encoding cytochrome c oxidase subunit 3 is translated as MIREQRIEEELAIAKKKSAKPMLWISMISMVMFFAGLTSAYVISMERDDWVTFNLPQSFYISTFLIVTSSITLFLSQKFLKNDKRQLSLVMVVVTLLLGIGFIWQQYVGFNQLKSVGLFFTGPESTVSTSFIIGITFMHILHVLAGVLVLLVVIYNHFKYKYKSDNMLGFELGAIFWHFVDILWIYLFFFFYFIR
- a CDS encoding cytochrome c oxidase subunit 3, with translation MEANIAIPTDGKDTWNGGGQKPLGASYGKMMMWFFIVSDALTFSGFLAAYGLTRFKFIDSWPIADEVFTHFPGLHGVHAPMYYVALMTFILIISSVTMVLAVDAGHQMKQKRVAWYMFATIVFGIIFIGSQAWEWKNFIAGSYGAVKTTDGRLLQFATQNGFDEDGEPIFDQIALSDFVVGERTDGRILHERENGLWFEKEEAIATYSIAQIQESYKSNSDVLIRSELIDPATKQKIILSREEGMAQLAKTKMVVEGANLEVNEYGNISFADFFFFITGFHGFHVLSGIIINIIIFFNVVLGTYERRGHYEMVEKVGLYWHFVDLVWVFVFTFFYLV
- a CDS encoding cytochrome C oxidase subunit IV family protein, translating into MAHAHESNTKRIWVVLVLLTVITTVEVVFGIIKPASLHLTSILGTSPLNWMFIILTLVKAYYIAWAFMHLEGENKWLRRSIVWTSVFLICYLLTLLLIEGSYLHSVLAPLVKW